The following proteins are encoded in a genomic region of Sulfurospirillum arsenophilum NBRC 109478:
- a CDS encoding sensor histidine kinase, with translation MFLYAFLALLILAFVAFLYYGLERDLMLQNQREALSNLTNEQIVRLKSLHVNLDKEQTYPRDERFNSAIYDSSLKQIFSTLSTTKVNLYEDIYLKNAHIYFIKELESYYLGARYIVIEVNAPHSWDKKVFRKLLIYGAVIFGILVVIGYFLLGLLLRPMRDTISLLDRFIKDTTHELNTPVNAILSNIEMIDTQALDENLAKKIKRITIASKTISNLYDDLTYLVLSHQILSQDVEVDLKLLIEERIEYFSLLFESKKIALSIELQEGVVLTIDRKKIAKLLDNILSNAIKYNKIGGTIHISLTEHGIEIRDGGRGIEKSKINQVFERYSRFDRSVGGFGIGLSIVASIAKEYALHVKIDSILEEGTTVRITW, from the coding sequence TTGTTTCTCTACGCTTTTTTAGCACTGCTCATTTTAGCGTTCGTGGCTTTTTTGTACTATGGCTTGGAGCGTGACTTGATGCTTCAAAACCAAAGAGAAGCCCTTTCCAATCTTACGAATGAACAAATTGTACGGCTAAAATCTTTACATGTAAACCTTGACAAAGAACAAACGTATCCTAGAGATGAGCGTTTTAACTCTGCCATTTATGATAGTAGCCTCAAACAAATCTTCTCAACGCTCAGTACAACTAAAGTTAATTTGTATGAAGATATATACCTTAAAAACGCTCACATCTACTTTATCAAAGAGCTAGAGTCCTACTACTTGGGTGCGCGTTACATTGTCATAGAGGTGAATGCACCACATTCATGGGATAAAAAAGTTTTTCGCAAACTTTTGATTTATGGTGCTGTCATTTTTGGTATTTTAGTGGTTATAGGTTACTTTTTACTGGGTCTTTTACTCCGTCCCATGAGAGACACTATCTCGCTCTTGGATCGCTTCATCAAAGATACCACACACGAACTGAACACACCTGTAAATGCCATTCTTTCTAATATTGAGATGATCGACACACAAGCACTGGATGAAAACTTGGCAAAAAAGATCAAACGTATTACTATTGCATCCAAAACTATTTCCAATCTTTACGATGATCTCACCTATTTGGTACTCTCACATCAAATTCTTTCACAAGATGTTGAAGTCGATCTCAAATTGCTCATTGAAGAGCGCATAGAGTACTTCTCACTGCTCTTTGAATCTAAGAAAATTGCGCTAAGTATTGAACTTCAAGAGGGTGTTGTACTCACGATTGACCGTAAAAAAATTGCAAAACTGCTCGATAATATTCTCTCCAATGCCATTAAATACAATAAAATAGGTGGAACAATTCATATAAGCCTTACCGAACATGGCATTGAAATACGTGATGGTGGAAGAGGCATCGAAAAGAGTAAAATAAACCAAGTCTTTGAGCGCTATTCACGCTTTGATCGCAGTGTTGGAGGCTTTGGTATAGGGCTTAGTATTGTGGCTAGCATTGCTAAAGAGTATGCTTTACATGTAAAGATAGATTCGATACTAGAAGAAGGAACAACAGTGAGGATTACATGGTAA
- a CDS encoding response regulator transcription factor, with amino-acid sequence MPKTKLLLLEDDTNLSETVCEFLESKGYEVTPVYDGTEAEEIIYEHHFDLFLLDVNVPSLNGFELLSKVRKEGNTTPAIFLTSLNAIEDLEHGYESGCDDYLRKPFALKELLFRIETIVKREFFHAPSPKIRIDGSIEYDSLGNQLLVQNKVVQLQNKEAKLLKLFLQKKNEIISHEMIMAHLWEYDEQGSDDTLRTYIKNLRKIMGKDRIVSIKKLGYKFTLA; translated from the coding sequence ATGCCCAAAACTAAATTGCTTCTTTTAGAAGATGACACCAATCTAAGTGAAACGGTGTGTGAGTTCTTAGAGTCCAAAGGCTATGAAGTCACGCCTGTGTACGATGGAACGGAGGCTGAAGAGATTATCTACGAGCACCATTTTGATCTTTTTTTACTCGATGTCAATGTCCCTTCCCTCAATGGCTTTGAGCTTCTTTCAAAAGTACGCAAAGAAGGCAACACAACCCCTGCTATTTTTCTCACATCTCTCAATGCCATCGAAGATTTGGAACATGGTTATGAGAGTGGTTGTGATGACTATTTGCGCAAACCTTTTGCCCTTAAAGAGCTGCTCTTTCGCATAGAAACCATTGTAAAGCGTGAGTTTTTTCACGCGCCTAGCCCTAAAATACGCATTGATGGAAGTATAGAGTACGACTCACTGGGTAACCAACTGTTAGTTCAAAATAAAGTTGTTCAACTTCAAAATAAAGAAGCGAAACTACTCAAACTCTTTTTACAAAAGAAAAATGAAATCATTAGCCATGAGATGATTATGGCACATTTGTGGGAATACGACGAACAAGGTAGTGACGATACTCTTCGCACTTACATTAAGAACCTTCGTAAAATTATGGGGAAGGATCGCATTGTTAGCATTAAAAAATTGGGATATAAATTTACGCTCGCGTGA
- a CDS encoding ABC-type transport auxiliary lipoprotein family protein: MKSLLLALTTLLLFSGCSVKETTLKPYNYTLEPMLKLESFSVHNKDVLKVAYIDAPSGLNSRAIAYKKDGALQPYKYGTWSETPPLKFQYLITEALQDQHHFESVISGTSMASNNLVLEPVLQNFEEVFREDGTSYAYVSIRFRLVEIKTGEVLGSVKLSSKKDVTNTNGAAGAVEAFNVATADVIKSLSLWINGIRK; encoded by the coding sequence ATGAAAAGCTTACTTCTAGCCCTAACCACGCTTTTACTCTTTAGCGGTTGTAGTGTGAAAGAGACAACACTCAAACCTTATAACTATACATTAGAGCCTATGTTGAAATTGGAGTCTTTTAGTGTACATAACAAAGATGTGCTCAAGGTTGCTTATATCGATGCTCCTAGCGGTCTCAATTCCAGAGCCATTGCATACAAAAAAGATGGTGCTTTGCAACCGTACAAATATGGTACATGGAGCGAAACACCTCCTTTGAAATTTCAATACCTCATCACCGAAGCATTGCAAGATCAACATCACTTTGAGTCTGTCATTTCAGGTACTTCCATGGCATCTAATAACCTTGTGTTAGAGCCTGTTCTTCAAAATTTTGAAGAAGTTTTTCGTGAAGATGGAACCTCCTATGCCTATGTAAGCATCCGTTTTCGCCTTGTTGAAATTAAAACAGGTGAAGTGCTAGGAAGCGTTAAACTCTCATCTAAAAAAGATGTCACCAATACAAACGGTGCAGCAGGTGCAGTAGAGGCGTTTAACGTTGCAACCGCTGATGTTATCAAAAGTCTCTCACTATGGATCAATGGAATTCGCAAATAA
- a CDS encoding MlaD family protein, translating into MENRLSYILVGAFIFVLLIGGVFSILWLGNYSDKGTFKFYRVATKESVSGLNEKAPVKLRGVQIGEVRTITINPKNAEEVLVTIRVQDDAPIKEDTYAAIEAQGITGLSFIQLQGGTNEAKDLKTSGKVEEYGIIYSRPSTFSRLDKTITSLSTKAEMIFERAESIMSEKNVRNLEIIIENSAKIAESTSKTMANIEAHNKEINQLLLEATAAAKGVKDMSYSLSSAIDNTGIDTMNKVKEASQSVSTVMGGLHQKLDKGSFDVDILVKENLIPLQQTLQELHVLVNETKDLVSNLKDSPSDLLFKEGSINPAPNER; encoded by the coding sequence ATGGAAAATAGACTAAGTTATATTTTAGTAGGCGCATTTATTTTTGTGTTGCTCATCGGAGGTGTTTTTTCAATTCTTTGGCTAGGAAACTACTCCGATAAAGGTACCTTTAAATTTTACAGAGTTGCCACAAAAGAGTCTGTTTCAGGGCTCAATGAAAAAGCTCCTGTCAAGCTTCGAGGTGTCCAAATAGGTGAAGTACGCACCATCACCATCAACCCTAAAAATGCTGAAGAGGTTTTAGTCACCATTCGCGTTCAAGATGATGCACCTATCAAAGAAGATACCTATGCTGCTATTGAAGCGCAAGGTATTACAGGACTTAGTTTTATTCAACTCCAAGGTGGAACCAATGAAGCCAAAGATCTTAAAACAAGCGGGAAGGTAGAAGAATACGGCATTATCTATTCACGTCCGTCCACTTTTTCAAGACTTGATAAGACCATTACCTCGTTAAGCACAAAAGCTGAGATGATTTTTGAACGAGCTGAGAGTATTATGAGCGAGAAGAATGTTAGAAATCTTGAGATTATCATCGAAAACAGTGCGAAAATAGCTGAATCTACCAGTAAAACAATGGCAAACATCGAAGCCCATAACAAAGAAATCAACCAACTTTTACTAGAAGCAACGGCTGCGGCAAAAGGGGTCAAAGATATGTCATATTCACTCAGCTCTGCGATCGATAATACAGGTATAGACACCATGAATAAAGTCAAAGAAGCGTCTCAAAGCGTCTCCACAGTTATGGGAGGGCTTCATCAAAAGTTAGACAAAGGCTCATTTGATGTCGATATTTTAGTAAAAGAAAACCTGATTCCACTTCAACAAACCCTTCAAGAATTACATGTACTCGTCAATGAAACCAAAGATCTGGTTAGTAACCTCAAAGATAGTCCGAGCGATCTTCTCTTCAAAGAAGGGAGTATCAATCCTGCTCCAAATGAACGATAA
- a CDS encoding ABC transporter ATP-binding protein has translation MKNHVVIEAKEIVTSFGKNVIHDGVSFKIQKGEIFGLLGGSGSGKTTLLREMIMLQKTSAGQMLVLGTDVRTTSFKMAQKLRQKWGVLFQFGALFTSLTILENVTIAMREYTDLPDWLIVESALMKLSMVGLPPKVASMYPSELSGGMKKRAGLARSLALDPKLLFLDEPTSGLDPQSARAFDELIVTLRDTLGITVVMVTHDKDTIATVLDRFVILGNKKVLFEGNMELLKQTTNDELKKFLS, from the coding sequence ATGAAGAACCACGTCGTTATTGAAGCTAAAGAGATTGTGACCTCTTTTGGGAAGAATGTCATCCATGATGGAGTTAGCTTCAAAATCCAAAAAGGAGAAATTTTTGGGCTTCTAGGCGGTAGTGGTAGTGGTAAAACAACACTGCTTCGCGAAATGATTATGCTTCAAAAGACAAGCGCAGGGCAGATGCTTGTCTTGGGAACAGATGTCAGGACAACCTCTTTTAAAATGGCTCAGAAACTTAGGCAAAAGTGGGGAGTGTTATTTCAATTTGGCGCTCTTTTTACCTCTTTAACGATTTTAGAAAACGTAACCATTGCGATGCGTGAATATACAGATCTACCCGATTGGCTCATTGTTGAGTCTGCTTTGATGAAGCTTTCCATGGTAGGACTCCCCCCTAAAGTTGCTTCGATGTATCCTTCGGAACTCAGTGGTGGTATGAAAAAAAGAGCAGGCTTAGCACGTTCCCTTGCGCTTGATCCTAAATTACTTTTTTTGGATGAGCCAACCTCTGGTCTTGATCCACAAAGTGCGCGAGCTTTTGATGAACTCATTGTAACCCTTCGCGATACACTGGGCATTACGGTTGTTATGGTTACGCACGATAAAGACACCATTGCAACTGTATTAGATCGTTTTGTTATACTAGGGAACAAAAAAGTGCTGTTTGAAGGAAATATGGAGCTTTTAAAGCAGACGACCAACGATGAGTTGAAAAAATTTTTAAGTTGA
- a CDS encoding ABC transporter permease, whose product MKNKPSLQVTQTNDGFTVALQGNWVKEAVHALDLTFNTLTCKPKETYTLDLSEITEFDTHGIMLILHHAKRLEAQKCIVSKVGASESLEKLLTICEQNYPRENVIEKKEIFILSYLENVGKDVFEGYKTLSSFFAFTGELTHYVIAAFLKPLTIRLKATLYHIEQSGAGALPIILLTSFLIGIVIAYQGATQLEKFGANIFIVEMVTISAVRELAPLLTAIVVAGRSASAYTAQIGVMKITDEVDAMSSMGFSPWNFLVLPRLFALIISLPLLVFFGDIVSVFGGMVIASTKLDVSFVEFIDRIKETVALKHLIIGLIKAPIFGCVIATIGCFRGFQIDSSTESVGKYTTISVVNAIFWVIAIDAIISVLLTEMGL is encoded by the coding sequence ATGAAAAACAAACCCTCGCTGCAAGTAACACAAACAAACGATGGTTTTACTGTGGCATTGCAGGGCAATTGGGTCAAAGAAGCCGTTCATGCGCTTGATCTGACATTTAATACGCTTACATGTAAACCAAAAGAAACCTACACGCTTGATCTTTCAGAGATCACTGAATTTGACACGCATGGAATTATGCTAATTTTGCATCATGCTAAAAGACTTGAAGCACAGAAGTGTATTGTTTCTAAAGTGGGAGCAAGTGAATCTTTGGAAAAATTACTCACCATTTGTGAACAAAACTATCCACGCGAAAACGTCATTGAAAAAAAAGAGATATTTATTCTCTCCTACCTTGAAAATGTGGGCAAAGATGTCTTTGAAGGTTACAAAACGCTCTCCTCCTTTTTTGCTTTTACAGGAGAGTTAACCCATTATGTAATTGCCGCTTTTTTAAAACCTCTCACTATTCGTCTCAAAGCGACCCTTTATCACATCGAACAAAGTGGCGCTGGTGCGCTTCCTATTATCTTGTTGACCTCATTTTTAATTGGTATTGTTATCGCTTATCAAGGAGCAACCCAATTAGAAAAATTTGGTGCAAACATATTCATTGTCGAAATGGTGACTATTTCCGCGGTACGTGAACTTGCACCGCTTTTAACAGCAATCGTTGTTGCAGGACGAAGTGCTTCAGCCTACACAGCGCAAATTGGTGTTATGAAAATCACCGATGAAGTGGATGCCATGAGTTCCATGGGTTTTTCACCTTGGAATTTTTTAGTGTTACCTCGTCTGTTTGCACTGATTATTTCTTTACCTCTTTTAGTCTTTTTTGGGGACATTGTCTCTGTTTTTGGCGGGATGGTGATAGCTTCAACAAAGCTCGATGTCAGTTTTGTTGAATTTATTGATCGCATTAAGGAGACGGTAGCACTTAAACATTTAATTATTGGGTTGATCAAAGCACCTATTTTTGGCTGTGTCATTGCAACTATTGGTTGTTTTCGTGGCTTTCAGATCGATAGTAGCACCGAAAGTGTTGGTAAATACACAACGATTAGTGTCGTCAATGCTATTTTTTGGGTTATCGCTATTGATGCAATTATCTCTGTACTTCTAACGGAGATGGGCTTATGA
- the msrA gene encoding peptide-methionine (S)-S-oxide reductase MsrA, whose protein sequence is MKYEVATLGGGCFWCLEAVFEETRGVIDVVSGYAGGTLHNPSYEQVSSGTTGHAEVVQVTFDPNIISYEALLKIFWLIHDPTTLNRQGNDVGTQYRSVIFYHDEKQKEKTEASVKEFASKFTKPIVTEIKPLEVFYKAEAYHQDYFKNNPNQGYCMFVVSPKVQHFKHEYKDLLK, encoded by the coding sequence ATGAAATACGAAGTTGCAACATTGGGTGGCGGCTGTTTTTGGTGCTTAGAAGCAGTTTTTGAAGAGACACGCGGAGTGATTGATGTCGTGAGTGGTTATGCAGGAGGAACACTTCACAATCCAAGCTATGAGCAGGTCAGCAGTGGCACCACAGGGCACGCTGAGGTGGTTCAAGTGACGTTTGATCCTAACATCATTTCGTATGAAGCACTGCTAAAAATCTTTTGGCTCATACACGATCCAACAACACTTAATCGTCAAGGAAATGACGTAGGTACACAATATCGCTCCGTTATTTTTTACCATGATGAAAAGCAAAAAGAGAAAACTGAGGCTTCGGTGAAAGAATTTGCGAGTAAATTTACCAAACCTATTGTCACCGAAATAAAACCTTTGGAAGTTTTTTACAAAGCAGAAGCGTACCATCAAGACTATTTCAAAAACAATCCCAACCAAGGCTATTGTATGTTTGTAGTTTCACCTAAAGTGCAACACTTTAAGCATGAGTATAAGGATTTGCTCAAGTAG
- a CDS encoding YhgN family NAAT transporter yields MNADFSIVSTAILLFFVIDPFGAVPVILSILKDVDMQRKRIIIIREMLFGLGILMLFLFGGELFLNIFHLETESVRIAGAVIFFVIGIKMIFPGVEGSSGLYGSSKEPFMVPIAMPLIAGPSTLATLLVLGKSHTDQLGNLFMALVLAWFASALIMYLSPMLYKLLREKGLSALERLMGMLLLMMSVQMFIDGIRGLIHTF; encoded by the coding sequence ATGAACGCTGATTTTTCAATTGTTTCGACAGCCATACTTTTATTTTTTGTGATTGATCCTTTTGGAGCAGTACCCGTCATCCTCTCTATTCTCAAAGACGTGGACATGCAACGCAAAAGAATTATTATTATCCGTGAAATGCTTTTTGGTCTTGGGATTTTGATGCTCTTCCTCTTTGGAGGAGAGCTCTTTTTGAATATTTTTCACTTGGAGACAGAGTCTGTACGCATCGCAGGAGCCGTCATCTTTTTTGTGATTGGTATAAAGATGATTTTCCCTGGAGTTGAAGGGAGTAGCGGGCTCTACGGCTCATCCAAAGAGCCATTTATGGTACCCATCGCTATGCCCCTCATTGCAGGACCTTCAACACTCGCGACTCTTTTAGTGCTGGGTAAATCTCACACAGATCAGCTTGGTAATCTTTTTATGGCGCTTGTGTTAGCATGGTTTGCTTCAGCACTCATTATGTACCTTTCTCCCATGCTTTATAAACTGCTGCGTGAAAAAGGACTTTCAGCCCTTGAGCGCCTCATGGGAATGCTTCTTTTGATGATGTCTGTACAGATGTTCATCGATGGTATACGAGGACTGATTCACACTTTTTGA
- a CDS encoding methyl-accepting chemotaxis protein — translation MKISTRILISLILSLLVLGACLIGISYTNTKSNAGMFVSDYEKSAYSFYENELKTIMEMMQQSAQAIYKAEKAKGTPDEKIKEAIVSQLDGLRFFDDKSGYLFIYESDGTNVMLPTNKSLQGKNLSTLKDANGVFFVKELIETAQKGGGLVKYFFPKIKDGQPFLKYAYAVPFEPYKWMMGTGIYVDNVEAEVGKLKTQIGDNVASQIRSFLLISLVLVILSIVATAIIIKKTISNPLNDLIDKADNLSSGDGDLTRKLEVVGNDEIAQASTSINRFIEKVRILISEAKNLSNENSSISHELSSTSLEVGRAVETSMQIVGNTTSKATTLKNEMTTGMGEAKAGKEELLKANDFLKDANSAILELTKDIQNSASTEIELAHRVQQLSSDANQVKDILVVIGDIADQTNLLALNAAIEAARAGEHGRGFAVVADEVRKLAERTQKSLQEINATINVIVQAIADSSDQMTSNSKKVESLATTASEVETKINNMFHVMGNATKVSDKTAENYLKTGSDIESMMNDVSQINDISSQNARSVEEIASAAEHLSRMTETLNLKLSEFRT, via the coding sequence ATGAAAATTTCAACACGCATTTTAATTTCTCTCATCCTATCACTGCTTGTCTTGGGCGCTTGTTTAATTGGTATTTCTTATACCAATACAAAAAGCAATGCAGGGATGTTCGTGAGCGATTATGAAAAGAGTGCCTATTCTTTTTATGAAAATGAACTCAAAACCATTATGGAGATGATGCAACAGAGTGCTCAGGCAATCTATAAAGCTGAGAAAGCAAAAGGGACACCCGATGAAAAAATTAAAGAAGCTATTGTCTCGCAACTTGATGGACTTCGCTTTTTTGATGACAAGAGTGGTTATCTTTTTATCTATGAATCCGATGGAACCAATGTTATGCTTCCAACCAATAAATCACTCCAAGGTAAAAACCTAAGCACCCTCAAAGATGCCAATGGGGTCTTTTTTGTTAAAGAACTCATCGAAACTGCCCAAAAAGGCGGAGGTCTTGTGAAGTACTTTTTCCCAAAAATCAAAGACGGACAACCTTTCTTAAAATATGCATATGCCGTACCTTTTGAGCCTTATAAATGGATGATGGGAACAGGTATTTACGTCGATAATGTCGAAGCCGAAGTCGGTAAACTCAAAACGCAGATTGGAGATAATGTTGCTTCCCAAATTCGTTCTTTTTTACTTATCTCTTTAGTCTTAGTTATTTTGAGTATTGTGGCTACCGCCATTATCATCAAAAAAACCATTTCCAATCCGCTTAATGATCTTATCGACAAAGCAGATAACCTCTCCAGTGGCGATGGTGATCTAACACGAAAGCTTGAAGTTGTTGGCAATGATGAAATTGCACAAGCCAGTACAAGTATCAACCGTTTTATTGAAAAAGTACGCATTTTAATTAGTGAGGCTAAAAACCTCTCCAATGAAAACTCGTCTATTTCACATGAACTCTCTTCTACTTCTTTGGAAGTCGGACGAGCCGTTGAAACATCCATGCAAATTGTTGGCAATACCACATCAAAAGCAACAACACTGAAAAATGAGATGACGACAGGTATGGGGGAAGCCAAAGCTGGCAAAGAAGAGCTTCTTAAAGCCAATGATTTTCTAAAAGATGCTAACAGTGCGATTTTGGAGCTCACCAAAGATATTCAAAACAGTGCTTCAACCGAAATTGAACTAGCACACCGTGTCCAACAGCTAAGTTCAGATGCAAATCAAGTGAAAGACATCTTGGTTGTGATTGGCGATATTGCCGATCAGACTAATTTACTAGCGCTTAATGCCGCCATTGAAGCAGCGCGTGCAGGAGAACATGGACGTGGTTTTGCTGTGGTTGCGGACGAAGTACGCAAACTTGCTGAACGTACTCAAAAAAGCCTTCAAGAGATCAATGCGACCATCAATGTTATCGTTCAAGCCATTGCAGACAGTAGCGATCAGATGACATCAAATTCTAAAAAAGTAGAGTCCCTTGCAACTACGGCCAGTGAGGTTGAGACAAAGATAAACAATATGTTCCACGTCATGGGCAACGCAACAAAAGTTTCGGATAAAACAGCCGAGAACTATCTTAAAACGGGTTCTGACATTGAGTCCATGATGAATGATGTTTCGCAAATCAACGACATCTCTTCTCAAAATGCGAGAAGTGTTGAAGAGATTGCTAGTGCGGCTGAGCATCTGAGTCGTATGACTGAGACCTTGAACCTCAAACTTTCTGAGTTTAGAACCTGA
- a CDS encoding methyl-accepting chemotaxis protein — translation MKISTRILISLILSLIVLGACIIGVAYTNTKKNANMFIQEYEKSAYSFYENELKTIMEMMQQTANVIYKVEKAKGTSDEEIKKAILEKFDALRLFDDKSGYIFVYAYNGDNVLMPTNKALQGQNFMALKDVNGVFLIKDLIEAAKKGGGLVKYNFPKVKDGKPLPKFSYALSFEPYNWMIGTGVYVDDVDKEVDKLQNSIDDNTASQIRSFLLISVVLLLLSLGVTLFIITRTISKPLNDLIQRADNLSSGDGDLTRKLEVIGNDEIAIASSSINRFIEKVRILISEAKNLSNENSSISHELSSTSLEVGRSVETSMQIVGNTTSKAHVLKDELEEGISEAKEGKTELLKANDFLKDANSAILELTKDIQSSAATEVELAHRIQQLSVDASQVKDILVVIGDIADQTNLLALNAAIEAARAGEHGRGFAVVADEVRKLAERTQKSLQEINATINVIVQAIMDSSDQMTSNSKKVESLATTASDVETKINNMFHVMNNATSLSDKTTENYLKTGIDIESMIGNITQINDISSQNARSVEEIASAAEHLSRMTETLNLKLSEFRT, via the coding sequence ATGAAAATATCAACGCGAATTTTAATCTCCCTGATACTATCGTTGATAGTCTTAGGAGCTTGTATTATCGGTGTGGCATACACTAACACCAAAAAAAATGCGAACATGTTTATTCAAGAGTATGAAAAGAGTGCCTACTCTTTTTATGAGAATGAACTCAAAACCATTATGGAGATGATGCAACAGACCGCAAACGTTATCTATAAAGTGGAAAAAGCCAAGGGAACATCGGATGAAGAAATCAAAAAAGCTATCTTGGAAAAATTTGATGCCTTACGCTTGTTCGATGATAAAAGTGGGTATATCTTTGTTTATGCCTACAATGGGGACAATGTCTTAATGCCAACCAATAAAGCACTTCAAGGTCAAAATTTCATGGCGCTCAAAGACGTCAATGGTGTTTTTCTTATTAAAGATCTTATCGAAGCGGCTAAAAAAGGTGGTGGTTTAGTCAAATACAACTTTCCCAAAGTAAAAGACGGCAAACCTTTGCCAAAATTCTCTTACGCTCTCTCCTTTGAGCCCTATAACTGGATGATTGGAACAGGTGTATACGTTGATGATGTGGATAAAGAAGTTGACAAACTTCAAAATAGCATTGATGACAATACGGCTTCGCAGATTCGATCGTTTCTTTTGATCTCAGTGGTATTGTTATTACTCAGTCTTGGTGTGACGCTCTTTATCATTACGCGAACGATTTCTAAACCTCTCAACGATTTGATTCAAAGAGCCGATAATCTTTCCAGTGGCGATGGCGATCTAACACGCAAACTTGAAGTCATTGGTAATGATGAAATAGCCATTGCAAGCAGTAGCATTAACCGTTTTATCGAAAAAGTGCGTATTTTAATCAGTGAGGCCAAAAACCTCTCCAATGAAAACTCGTCTATTTCCCATGAACTCTCTTCTACTTCACTCGAAGTGGGTCGATCCGTTGAAACATCCATGCAAATTGTGGGCAACACGACGTCAAAAGCACATGTATTAAAAGATGAACTAGAAGAAGGTATATCCGAAGCTAAAGAGGGAAAAACAGAACTTCTAAAGGCCAATGATTTTCTTAAAGATGCAAACAGTGCCATTTTGGAGCTCACCAAAGATATTCAAAGCAGTGCCGCAACAGAGGTTGAATTAGCACATCGCATCCAACAGTTAAGCGTAGACGCCAGTCAAGTGAAAGATATCTTGGTTGTCATTGGCGATATTGCCGATCAGACCAATTTGCTAGCTCTTAATGCCGCCATTGAAGCAGCACGTGCAGGTGAACATGGACGTGGTTTTGCTGTGGTTGCGGATGAAGTACGAAAGCTCGCAGAACGCACTCAAAAAAGCCTTCAAGAGATCAATGCGACCATCAATGTCATCGTTCAAGCTATTATGGATAGTAGCGATCAAATGACTTCAAATTCCAAAAAAGTAGAGTCTTTGGCAACTACGGCTAGTGATGTCGAAACTAAAATTAATAATATGTTTCATGTTATGAATAACGCCACTTCACTTTCGGACAAGACAACAGAAAATTACCTCAAAACAGGTATTGATATAGAGTCTATGATAGGAAATATCACCCAGATTAACGATATTTCCAGCCAAAATGCAAGAAGTGTTGAAGAAATTGCCAGTGCGGCAGAACATCTAAGTCGTATGACCGAAACACTCAACCTTAAACTCTCAGAATTTAGAACGTAA